Proteins encoded by one window of Candidatus Pelagibacter giovannonii:
- a CDS encoding glycosyltransferase family 2 protein: MEDLTLVIPAKREEGSLPLVLNEIRNFNCAVIVILEESDVLTIEAIKGFNCKIILQKGRGYGNAIIEGINAVKTEHLCIFNADGSFDPKYLNKMLKLCKDQDYVFASRYLKDAGSDDDTIVTKIGNFIFSALGNILFSLGLSDILYTYIMGKTKSFKLLNLESNDFCLCVEIPVKMKRMGAKYLEVPSFERIRINGIKKVKAFQDGFKILVYMIKLFLKI, translated from the coding sequence ATGGAAGATTTAACACTGGTAATACCTGCAAAAAGAGAAGAGGGTTCTTTACCATTGGTTCTTAATGAGATTAGAAATTTTAATTGTGCTGTCATCGTAATCCTAGAGGAGAGTGATGTACTTACGATTGAAGCTATAAAAGGATTTAATTGTAAAATAATTTTACAAAAGGGTAGAGGATATGGAAATGCCATTATTGAAGGTATCAATGCAGTAAAAACTGAACATCTTTGTATCTTTAATGCAGATGGGTCTTTTGATCCAAAATATCTTAATAAAATGTTAAAACTTTGTAAAGATCAAGATTATGTTTTTGCTTCAAGATATTTAAAAGATGCTGGAAGTGATGATGATACAATTGTAACTAAAATAGGAAATTTTATTTTTTCAGCATTAGGAAATATCTTATTTTCTCTTGGATTATCAGATATATTATACACATACATTATGGGTAAAACAAAATCTTTTAAATTACTAAATTTAGAAAGCAATGATTTTTGTTTGTGTGTTGAGATTCCAGTTAAAATGAAAAGAATGGGTGCAAAATATTTAGAAGTACCAAGTTTTGAGCGAATTAGAATTAATGGAATTAAAAAAGTAAAAGCATTTCAAGACGGGTTTAAAATACTTGTCTATATGATTAAACTTTTTTTAAAAATTTAG
- a CDS encoding FAD-binding protein, whose protein sequence is MEIIKFKKFKSIDGFVNKNLKYLNVKKINFLNKHKSFSFIGKGNSISGLPYDNKSLLINYDIEDELKFDKRKSELSVNGNIEVYKIHNYLLKKKLYFPSFPSYSNVTAAACIANCVHGLNPKMGIIKDFVKEIKIYNPNFGFKTLSLEKNKKLFFLTIGGMGLTGLIVNIKFKTLKLMSSNLKIEKNIEFTDLNHMYKYLLNNNYFYNQNNIFIDLKEGKILGRVSSGNLSQNKINLRFISVKKINSIRLGFFRFSVFKKLFEKLILLKEKKFKKLNIHINDAFYPSNRRLIYFNLMGKKFIEYQSIIPHGNVKPFLKDLKVMIDKHSPLISLCHLKIFNGNSHYLQFNGKGLALSIHLTVNSKFNSFYKKLNDLNHKYNCKINIYKNSLIKINDIKKSYGKNYDIFKREIIKLNNKFIIVNQIFNNKNFYKRG, encoded by the coding sequence ATGGAAATAATAAAGTTTAAAAAATTCAAAAGTATTGATGGTTTTGTTAATAAAAATTTAAAATATCTTAATGTTAAAAAAATAAATTTTTTAAATAAACACAAAAGTTTTAGCTTTATAGGTAAAGGTAATTCTATTTCAGGATTACCTTATGATAATAAAAGTCTTTTAATCAATTACGATATTGAGGATGAGTTAAAGTTTGATAAAAGAAAATCAGAGTTAAGCGTTAACGGGAATATTGAAGTTTACAAAATTCATAATTATCTGCTGAAGAAAAAATTATACTTTCCATCATTTCCCTCATATTCCAATGTAACAGCCGCAGCTTGCATTGCAAACTGTGTTCATGGATTAAACCCTAAAATGGGAATAATAAAAGATTTTGTCAAAGAAATTAAAATTTATAATCCAAATTTCGGATTTAAAACATTAAGTTTAGAAAAAAATAAAAAATTATTTTTTTTAACAATAGGTGGAATGGGATTAACTGGATTAATTGTAAATATTAAATTTAAGACACTTAAACTAATGTCTTCAAATCTTAAAATAGAAAAAAATATAGAATTTACAGATTTAAATCATATGTATAAATATCTTTTAAATAATAATTATTTTTATAATCAAAATAATATTTTTATTGATTTAAAAGAAGGTAAAATACTTGGAAGGGTTTCATCTGGAAATCTTAGTCAAAATAAAATTAATTTACGATTTATTAGTGTCAAAAAAATTAACTCAATTAGATTAGGTTTTTTTAGATTTAGTGTTTTTAAAAAATTATTTGAAAAATTAATTTTGCTTAAAGAGAAAAAGTTTAAAAAACTAAATATACATATCAATGATGCTTTTTATCCCTCTAATAGGAGACTTATATACTTTAACTTGATGGGTAAAAAATTTATTGAATACCAATCGATTATTCCACATGGTAATGTTAAGCCTTTTCTCAAGGATCTAAAAGTTATGATAGATAAACATTCGCCACTAATTTCACTTTGTCATTTAAAAATTTTTAATGGAAATTCACATTACTTACAATTTAATGGTAAAGGTCTGGCGCTAAGTATTCACTTAACAGTTAACTCAAAATTTAATAGTTTCTATAAAAAATTAAATGATCTAAACCATAAATATAATTGTAAAATTAATATCTATAAAAATTCACTTATAAAAATTAACGATATAAAAAAATCATATGGAAAGAATTATGATATTTTTAAACGTGAAATAATTAAATTAAATAATAAATTTATTATTGTTAATCAAATTTTCAATAATAAAAACTTTTACAAAAGGGGATAA
- a CDS encoding aminotransferase class I/II-fold pyridoxal phosphate-dependent enzyme, which translates to MAIPFFSIDLKLIDLISIIKDILLPYNKKKNENKFKELLQKRYPNRYISLLPSARLGFYLSLKFLLKKNDEVIFSSMSFPLYVKIAKQLDLKIILVDVLEKDLNIDVSKIEEKINKNTKAIIATHLFGYPCEIEKIKNICKKHNLLLIEDCAQSFNSKIKNIETGNFGDVGITSTSLLKIPTTLSGGILISKNKELANKVNEWQEMNLKDNLSLKFKLFIKVILSILNSYPKIYSILSDKIFNFLFKYNPKIYRKILYSGMGVKELKYDPLERPELAKYQITIGISQLNRCDEMNKIRKMHSVFFQETFKKYSNIIVINNHFEDEWNHQYFVILIKKDFAKINKELFKLGVHAMDENVWDCSKYNFDIKNKKEVFPITEMVNGKLLRIQNNSFLNKKNIQEIAQKIINGNNKV; encoded by the coding sequence ATGGCAATACCATTTTTTTCTATCGACCTTAAATTAATTGATCTTATATCAATAATAAAAGACATTTTACTACCCTATAATAAAAAAAAAAATGAAAATAAATTTAAAGAGTTATTACAAAAAAGATATCCTAATAGGTATATTTCTTTATTGCCTTCAGCAAGACTAGGCTTTTATCTAAGTCTAAAATTTTTGTTAAAAAAAAATGATGAAGTAATTTTTTCTTCAATGAGTTTTCCGCTTTATGTTAAGATTGCAAAACAACTTGATTTAAAAATAATATTAGTAGATGTTTTGGAAAAAGATCTAAATATAGATGTCTCTAAGATAGAGGAAAAAATAAATAAAAATACTAAAGCAATAATAGCAACTCATTTATTTGGTTATCCATGCGAAATAGAAAAAATAAAAAATATTTGTAAAAAACATAATTTGTTATTAATAGAAGACTGTGCACAGTCATTTAATTCGAAAATCAAAAATATTGAAACTGGGAATTTTGGTGATGTGGGTATAACAAGTACAAGCTTACTTAAAATTCCCACAACCCTAAGTGGAGGAATTTTAATTTCTAAAAATAAAGAATTGGCTAATAAGGTAAACGAATGGCAAGAGATGAATTTAAAAGATAACTTATCTTTAAAATTTAAACTTTTTATCAAAGTAATATTATCAATTTTAAATTCATATCCAAAAATTTATTCAATACTATCAGATAAAATTTTTAATTTTTTATTTAAATATAATCCAAAAATATATAGAAAAATTTTATATTCAGGCATGGGTGTTAAAGAGCTTAAATATGACCCTTTGGAAAGACCTGAATTAGCAAAGTATCAAATAACAATAGGAATTAGTCAATTAAATCGATGTGATGAAATGAATAAAATCAGAAAAATGCACTCTGTATTTTTTCAAGAAACTTTCAAAAAATATTCAAACATAATTGTTATAAATAATCATTTTGAAGATGAATGGAATCATCAATATTTTGTAATTCTAATTAAAAAAGATTTTGCTAAAATTAATAAAGAATTATTTAAATTAGGAGTTCATGCTATGGATGAAAATGTTTGGGATTGTTCTAAATATAATTTTGATATAAAGAATAAAAAAGAAGTATTTCCAATAACTGAAATGGTAAATGGAAAATTATTAAGAATACAAAATAATTCTTTTTTAAATAAAAAAAATATTCAAGAAATTGCTCAAAAAATAATTAATGGAAATAATAAAGTTTAA
- a CDS encoding formyltransferase family protein, which produces MTINPKKILIISSDYDNFFFKPIIFKLNKELTGSSVLMLNKSSTKKYSILKRNIFLLLMFSLKEIFELIYNITKFQFIKKKFDYHQTGIQSINSDKFFNFLENNKYDLIVLINCVEIIKLKTLKKINTEVVNFHPGLLPKYRGFFPNFYSILNKEKNIGLTFHKVDSKIDQGPIIKKHLVSIDYSKGLLHTYKQLYFNDESINFFKKCILEYDSLKNKALTQDDLNSYYTFPQISELLKFKFKKINKLINF; this is translated from the coding sequence ATGACTATTAATCCAAAAAAAATATTAATTATTTCATCAGATTATGATAATTTTTTTTTTAAACCTATAATTTTTAAATTAAATAAAGAACTTACTGGTTCTTCTGTATTAATGCTTAACAAATCAAGTACTAAGAAATATTCTATACTCAAAAGAAATATTTTTTTATTATTGATGTTTAGTTTAAAAGAAATATTTGAATTAATTTATAATATTACTAAATTTCAATTTATAAAAAAAAAATTTGACTACCATCAAACAGGGATACAAAGCATTAATTCTGATAAATTTTTTAATTTTTTAGAAAATAATAAATATGACCTAATAGTTTTAATTAATTGTGTGGAAATTATAAAATTAAAAACCTTAAAAAAGATCAATACTGAGGTGGTTAATTTTCACCCTGGTTTACTGCCGAAATATAGAGGTTTTTTTCCAAACTTTTATTCTATACTGAACAAAGAAAAAAATATTGGTCTTACTTTTCACAAAGTAGATAGTAAAATTGATCAAGGACCAATTATAAAAAAACATCTGGTTTCAATAGATTATTCAAAAGGCCTACTCCATACCTACAAGCAACTCTATTTTAATGATGAAAGTATTAATTTTTTTAAAAAATGTATTCTAGAATATGACAGTTTAAAAAATAAAGCATTGACCCAAGATGATTTGAACTCTTATTATACCTTTCCGCAAATTTCAGAATTATTAAAGTTCAAATTTAAAAAAATAAATAAGTTAATAAATTTTTGA
- a CDS encoding FkbM family methyltransferase, which translates to MKTNNKILIAKIIFKTLSLFGLKKKIIIKRNAIKWNIDISEGIDLSIFLFGSFQQALVKSIHRYIFDNNKSKNTFFNIIDVGANIGDKSLSLSRDLLNKNFLNFKIFTIEPTDYAFKKKINNINLNPILKKKIIPFKYFISNNKNKPKKVYSSWSLNNNRNAHQIHKGVLKSINKFTKNITLDDFIKKNKIKDQIILKIDVDGFEMDILKSAIKTLRDRKPIIFMEYAPYLFNEQGTSMREFYSFIKKYHYETYDLNYNKLNKIIVADGSTIDIILIKNQ; encoded by the coding sequence TTGAAAACAAATAATAAAATTTTAATTGCCAAAATAATATTTAAAACTCTTAGCCTCTTTGGATTAAAAAAAAAAATTATTATAAAAAGGAATGCAATAAAATGGAATATAGATATTTCAGAAGGAATTGATTTATCTATTTTTTTATTTGGCTCATTTCAGCAAGCGTTAGTAAAATCTATACATAGATATATATTTGATAATAACAAATCCAAGAATACATTTTTTAATATAATTGATGTAGGAGCAAATATTGGTGACAAATCACTGTCTCTATCTAGAGATTTGCTAAATAAGAATTTTTTAAATTTTAAAATTTTTACTATAGAGCCAACAGATTACGCTTTCAAAAAAAAAATTAATAACATTAATCTTAACCCTATATTAAAAAAAAAAATTATTCCTTTTAAATATTTTATTTCTAATAATAAAAATAAACCAAAAAAAGTTTATTCAAGTTGGAGCCTTAATAACAATAGAAATGCACATCAAATACATAAAGGAGTTTTAAAAAGTATAAATAAGTTTACAAAAAATATAACTTTAGATGATTTTATTAAAAAAAATAAGATTAAAGATCAAATTATTTTAAAAATTGATGTAGATGGATTTGAAATGGATATATTAAAGAGTGCTATTAAAACATTAAGAGATAGAAAACCCATAATATTTATGGAGTATGCGCCCTATTTATTTAATGAACAGGGAACTAGTATGAGGGAATTTTATAGTTTTATAAAAAAATATCATTATGAAACTTATGATTTAAATTATAATAAGCTAAACAAAATAATAGTAGCTGATGGATCAACTATAGATATTATCTTAATAAAAAATCAATAA
- a CDS encoding Mrp/NBP35 family ATP-binding protein, translating to MTDKKPELSDAMKKKLEPRKFTKNPILGTKFTIAVSSAKGGVGKSTFATNLALALKQIGCKVGLLDADIYGPSIPKMFDINEKPKSDGQTLTPITKYDIQCMSIGFLADQQTPMIWRGPMVTSAIKTFTQKVGWKDLDFIIVDMPPGTGDTQLTFSQEIKIDGAIIVSTPQEVALLDVKRGIKMFDKLGVKILGLVDNMSYFTGDDGKKYKIFGEGGVKRTAKEFEKEFLGEIPINPEVGKCGDEGKPIVEANPEHEISKIYLDFAKKIKSTYL from the coding sequence ATGACTGATAAAAAGCCTGAACTAAGTGACGCAATGAAGAAAAAATTGGAGCCTAGAAAGTTCACAAAGAACCCAATTTTAGGAACAAAATTTACAATAGCTGTATCAAGTGCAAAAGGAGGAGTTGGAAAGTCAACTTTTGCAACTAACCTTGCTTTAGCTTTAAAACAAATTGGCTGCAAAGTTGGTTTACTTGATGCGGATATATATGGTCCATCAATTCCAAAAATGTTTGATATTAATGAAAAGCCAAAAAGTGATGGCCAGACTTTAACTCCAATTACAAAATATGACATTCAATGTATGTCCATTGGGTTTCTTGCTGACCAGCAAACTCCAATGATTTGGAGAGGACCTATGGTTACTAGTGCAATTAAAACTTTTACGCAGAAAGTTGGATGGAAAGATTTAGACTTTATAATTGTTGATATGCCCCCAGGGACTGGAGATACTCAATTAACTTTTTCTCAAGAAATTAAGATAGATGGAGCAATCATTGTTTCAACTCCTCAAGAAGTTGCACTTCTTGATGTTAAAAGAGGGATTAAAATGTTTGATAAGCTTGGAGTTAAAATTTTAGGTTTAGTGGATAACATGAGCTATTTCACTGGCGATGATGGTAAAAAATATAAAATATTTGGCGAAGGTGGAGTTAAGCGAACTGCTAAGGAATTTGAAAAAGAATTTTTAGGAGAAATTCCAATAAATCCTGAAGTTGGAAAATGTGGTGATGAAGGAAAACCAATTGTTGAAGCTAACCCTGAGCATGAAATTTCTAAGATATATTTAGACTTTGCTAAAAAAATTAAATCAACATATCTGTAG
- the hflK gene encoding FtsH protease activity modulator HflK → MSDDFQGRGGSPWGTPPGGGNGSGKGPTPPDIDALIRDIQSKINRFLPGGSSSGKKPIGLILIILAFVWLASGLYRVGPDEQGVVLRFGKFVKTTQPGLHYHIPIPVETVQTPKVTKVNRIDIGFRSERDSGFSQGGGVADVPQESLMLTGDENIVNIDFSVFWVIKDAGKFLFEIQDPEGTVKAAAETAMREVIAKSKIQPVLTEGRALIEVETQEIIQSILDEYNSGIQITQVQTQKADPPDQVIDAFRDVQAARADMERSKNEAEAYANDVIPRARGEAARIMQAAEAYKQKVVAQAEGEASRFVSIYNEYAKAKEVTQERMYLETMEKVLADIDKVIIEKNAGAGVVPYLPLPELGKKKASN, encoded by the coding sequence ATGTCAGATGATTTTCAAGGTAGAGGCGGAAGCCCGTGGGGAACACCTCCTGGTGGAGGAAATGGTTCTGGAAAAGGACCCACACCACCAGACATCGATGCATTAATTAGAGATATTCAAAGTAAGATAAATAGATTTTTACCTGGTGGAAGTTCATCAGGAAAAAAACCAATTGGTTTAATTTTAATTATTTTAGCCTTCGTATGGTTGGCAAGTGGACTTTATAGGGTGGGGCCCGATGAACAAGGTGTTGTTCTTAGATTTGGAAAGTTTGTAAAAACTACTCAACCAGGATTACATTATCATATCCCAATTCCAGTAGAAACAGTTCAAACACCAAAAGTTACGAAAGTAAATAGAATTGATATCGGATTTAGATCTGAGAGAGATAGTGGTTTTTCTCAAGGTGGAGGAGTTGCCGATGTTCCTCAAGAGAGTTTAATGTTAACGGGCGATGAAAACATAGTTAATATAGATTTTTCAGTTTTCTGGGTAATTAAAGATGCTGGTAAATTTTTATTCGAAATACAAGATCCTGAAGGAACAGTAAAAGCTGCAGCAGAGACAGCAATGAGAGAGGTAATTGCTAAAAGTAAAATTCAACCAGTTTTAACTGAGGGAAGAGCTTTAATTGAAGTCGAAACTCAGGAGATTATTCAATCAATTCTAGATGAATACAATAGTGGTATTCAAATTACACAAGTTCAAACGCAAAAAGCTGATCCACCTGATCAAGTAATTGATGCGTTTAGAGATGTTCAGGCAGCAAGAGCAGATATGGAAAGATCTAAGAATGAAGCCGAAGCTTATGCTAATGATGTTATTCCAAGAGCAAGAGGGGAAGCTGCGAGAATTATGCAGGCAGCAGAAGCTTATAAGCAAAAAGTTGTTGCTCAAGCAGAAGGTGAAGCTAGCAGATTTGTGTCTATTTATAATGAGTATGCGAAAGCCAAAGAAGTAACTCAAGAGAGAATGTATTTAGAGACTATGGAAAAAGTTTTGGCAGATATTGATAAAGTAATAATTGAAAAAAATGCCGGTGCAGGTGTGGTACCATATTTACCATTACCAGAGTTAGGTAAAAAAAAGGCAAGTAATTAA
- the hflC gene encoding protease modulator HflC produces the protein MKAQKILLPIIILIGALAFFSIFIVKEVNQAIVLQFGDPKKIILKPGLNFKIPFIQNVVFLDSRILNLDTPPAEVIASDQKRLIVDAFARFQIIDPLKFYISVGNERVARSRLATIINSRIRNVLGQQELQTLLSKDRSKQMSLIQEGVNAEAQKFGIKIVDVRIKRADLPQANSEAIYRRMQTEREREAKEFRARGAEMAVTITSTADKDVSVLLANANKDSEIMKGQGDGERNKIFADAFGRDPEFFAFYRAMQAYETALIGGDTSVILSPDSEFFKFFGNIKPKSQ, from the coding sequence ATGAAAGCACAAAAAATTTTATTACCGATAATTATTTTAATTGGGGCATTAGCTTTTTTTTCTATATTTATTGTTAAAGAAGTAAATCAAGCAATTGTACTTCAGTTTGGTGACCCTAAAAAAATTATATTAAAACCAGGTTTAAATTTTAAAATACCTTTTATTCAAAATGTTGTCTTTTTAGATAGCAGAATTTTGAATCTTGATACACCACCAGCTGAGGTTATTGCATCTGATCAAAAGAGATTAATTGTTGATGCTTTTGCAAGATTTCAAATTATAGATCCTCTAAAATTCTACATTTCGGTAGGCAATGAAAGAGTCGCAAGATCAAGGTTAGCAACAATTATTAACTCAAGAATTAGAAATGTTTTAGGTCAACAGGAATTACAAACATTGCTATCAAAAGATAGATCTAAGCAAATGTCTTTAATTCAAGAAGGTGTAAACGCAGAAGCTCAAAAATTTGGAATTAAGATTGTAGATGTTAGAATTAAAAGAGCTGATTTACCTCAAGCAAATAGTGAAGCTATCTATAGAAGAATGCAAACTGAAAGAGAAAGAGAAGCTAAAGAGTTTAGAGCAAGAGGGGCTGAAATGGCAGTAACAATTACATCAACTGCTGACAAAGATGTTTCTGTATTACTAGCCAATGCAAACAAAGATTCTGAGATCATGAAAGGACAAGGAGATGGTGAGAGAAACAAAATTTTTGCAGATGCATTTGGTAGAGATCCAGAATTTTTTGCTTTCTACAGAGCAATGCAGGCTTACGAGACTGCTTTAATAGGTGGAGACACTTCAGTAATTTTATCTCCTGACAGTGAGTTCTTTAAATTTTTTGGGAATATTAAACCTAAATCTCAGTAA
- a CDS encoding DUF2065 domain-containing protein: MKELIIAFGLFLFIEGILYALFPSKMKSMLKKMELIKDTQLRSGGLVFAVIGFIIIWYIKS; encoded by the coding sequence ATGAAGGAGTTGATCATAGCTTTTGGTCTTTTTCTTTTTATCGAAGGAATATTGTACGCCTTATTTCCATCAAAAATGAAAAGTATGTTAAAAAAAATGGAGTTAATAAAAGATACACAGTTAAGAAGTGGTGGTTTAGTTTTTGCAGTTATAGGTTTTATAATTATTTGGTACATTAAAAGCTAA
- a CDS encoding Do family serine endopeptidase, producing MNRIKKLFIIIFAISFASHVLAKDAPASFADLAEKLMPSVVNISTTTTVVTNANPFPGFEFPPGSPFADMFKEFGTPQTRKSAALGSGFIIDEKGVVITNNHVIQDAEDIVVRVGGDKEYKATIIGQDPLSDIAVLQIDSKEKFIPVSFGDSDKARIGDWVIAIGNPFGLGGTVTAGIISARNRSIGLSRYEDYIQTDASINSGNSGGPLFDMNGDVIGINTAILGKGGSIGIGFSIPSNSAKKVVSQLIEFGETKRGWLGVRIQVVTKEIADVEKLDEPRGALVASVAEKSPSDKAGIKAGDIILEFNGTKIKEMKELPIIVAQTEVGKTIEVKVWRNKKEITKKIKLGRLETSSDFKKKEPKDTKRETPEISEIKSLKIIVRPLNDNDIKERKLPNQTTGLVITNIGKNSPVDYLNVGDIIVEAQKKKIKSAKNLEDILDTVLKSNQKTILIVIYNNQNQRRYIGVKLD from the coding sequence ATGAACAGAATTAAAAAATTATTTATTATAATATTTGCAATAAGTTTTGCATCACATGTATTGGCAAAAGATGCGCCTGCATCATTTGCAGATTTAGCAGAAAAATTAATGCCATCTGTTGTAAATATTTCAACGACAACAACGGTTGTAACTAATGCTAATCCATTTCCTGGTTTTGAATTTCCTCCAGGATCACCTTTTGCAGATATGTTTAAAGAATTTGGAACACCTCAAACAAGGAAGTCTGCTGCATTAGGTTCAGGATTTATAATCGATGAAAAAGGAGTCGTAATTACGAATAACCATGTTATCCAAGATGCTGAAGATATCGTAGTAAGAGTGGGCGGTGATAAAGAATATAAAGCTACAATAATTGGGCAAGACCCATTATCTGATATTGCAGTTCTTCAAATAGATTCTAAAGAAAAGTTTATACCAGTTAGCTTTGGAGATTCTGATAAAGCAAGAATTGGTGATTGGGTTATTGCAATTGGTAACCCTTTTGGCTTGGGAGGAACAGTAACAGCAGGAATTATTTCTGCTAGAAATAGATCAATTGGTCTATCTCGTTATGAAGATTATATTCAGACAGATGCCTCAATCAATTCAGGGAATTCAGGTGGACCTTTATTTGATATGAATGGTGATGTAATTGGAATTAATACAGCAATTTTAGGAAAAGGTGGGTCGATAGGTATAGGTTTTTCAATACCATCTAATAGTGCAAAAAAAGTTGTTAGTCAGTTAATAGAATTTGGTGAAACCAAAAGAGGCTGGTTAGGAGTTAGAATTCAAGTAGTAACGAAAGAAATTGCCGATGTTGAAAAATTAGATGAACCTAGAGGAGCATTAGTTGCTAGTGTTGCAGAAAAAAGCCCGTCTGACAAAGCAGGGATTAAAGCTGGAGATATCATTTTAGAATTTAATGGAACAAAGATTAAAGAAATGAAAGAACTACCAATAATTGTTGCACAAACAGAAGTAGGTAAAACAATTGAAGTTAAAGTTTGGAGAAATAAAAAAGAGATTACTAAAAAGATTAAACTAGGTAGACTTGAAACTTCAAGTGACTTTAAAAAAAAAGAACCAAAAGATACGAAAAGAGAAACTCCAGAAATTTCAGAAATCAAATCATTAAAAATTATTGTAAGACCATTAAATGATAATGATATTAAAGAAAGAAAGTTGCCCAATCAAACAACAGGTTTAGTTATAACAAATATTGGAAAAAATAGCCCTGTAGACTACTTAAATGTTGGAGATATTATTGTTGAAGCACAAAAGAAAAAAATAAAATCAGCTAAAAATCTTGAAGATATATTGGACACTGTTTTAAAATCTAATCAAAAAACAATTTTGATTGTAATTTATAACAATCAAAATCAAAGAAGATATATTGGTGTTAAACTAGATTAA